One window from the genome of Musa acuminata AAA Group cultivar baxijiao chromosome BXJ1-4, Cavendish_Baxijiao_AAA, whole genome shotgun sequence encodes:
- the LOC135582842 gene encoding anthocyanin 5-aromatic acyltransferase-like, whose protein sequence is MESAGEVRVLEQSRIFPSMGSAAPPPSLPLTFFDVLWSTSGPFRRLFFYDFPHPAAVFADSVLPKLKSSLSLALARFYPLAGNLRCSSHDDVSEVGWIEGESVSFVLAECDSGFHELSGDYARDVSKLQRLAPRPIWSGAAKPLLAVQVTVFPDQGLTIGIWAHHVACDGTSFTRFVKSWASACRAGEIVEPAAPLFDRTAIPNPLQLRSVNFIPGYESSGTREASTLASNLVTATFALGQDHIRRLKCWVMAKAGERNTTFHCSTVVVTYAYVWVCLMKTLGDAGDETAHFTFTADARGRLPSPVPETYFGNCIVPCFVEVKVSDLVGEDGIFAASEAIGKAIEDLKHGALKGVHGMCERWHHATQKLPMTLAGSPKFKVYDTDFGWGRPVKVKIVMHRSRAVWLQESRRGVGVEIGLSFEQHQMDVFERHFLSGLKLLPE, encoded by the coding sequence ATGGAGTCGGCCGGAGAAGTGAGAGTGTTGGAGCAATCCCGGATCTTCCCATCGATGGGATCGGCGGCGCCGCCGCCCTCTCTTCCGCTCACCTTCTTCGACGTCCTCTGGTCGACCTCCGGTCCCTTCCGCCGCCTCTTCTTCTACGACTTCCCCCACCCCGCTGCAGTCTTCGCCGACTCGGTACTGCCGAAGCTGAAGTCGTCCTTGTCCCTCGCGCTTGCCCGGTTCTACCCGCTGGCGGGCAACCTCAGATGCTCCAGCCACGACGACGTCTCCGAGGTCGGTTGGATCGAAGGCGAATCAGTGTCATTCGTCTTGGCCGAGTGCGACAGCGGGTTCCACGAGCTCTCTGGTGACTACGCGCGCGACGTATCCAAGCTGCAGCGGTTGGCGCCCCGGCCGATCTGGTCGGGTGCCGCGAAGCCCTTGTTGGCTGTGCAGGTCACCGTGTTCCCCGACCAAGGCTTAACCATCGGGATATGGGCGCATCACGTCGCGTGCGACGGCACGAGCTTCACGCGCTTCGTGAAATCGTGGGCGTCCGCTTGCCGAGCCGGGGAGATCGTGGAGCCGGCGGCACCGTTATTCGACAGGACGGCGATCCCTAATCCCCTTCAGCTGCGTTCCGTCAACTTCATTCCAGGTTACGAGAGCTCCGGGACCCGTGAAGCGTCGACCCTAGCCTCCAACTTGGTTACCGCCACGTTCGCCCTCGGACAAGATCACATCCGGCGTCTCAAGTGCTGGGTGATGGCCAAGGCCGGGGAGCGCAACACCACCTTCCATTGCTCGACGGTGGTGGTGACCTACGCGTACGTGTGGGTCTGCCTCATGAAGACGTTGGGCGACGCAGGCGACGAGACCGCGCACTTCACATTCACGGCGGATGCCCGGGGTCGTCTGCCGTCGCCAGTGCCCGAGACATACTTCGGCAACTGCATCGTCCCGTGCTTTGTGGAGGTGAAGGTGAGCGATCTGGTCGGGGAGGACGGCATCTTCGCCGCCTCCGAGGCCATCGGGAAGGCCATAGAAGACCTGAAACACGGCGCCCTTAAGGGTGTGCACGGCATGTGCGAGAGATGGCATCACGCCACGCAAAAACTTCCCATGACCCTGGCGGGATCACCCAAGTTCAAAGTTTACGATACTGATTTCGGATGGGGAAGACCGGTGAAGGTTAAGATTGTGATGCATAGGAGCCGAGCCGTATGGCTGCAGGAAAGCAGAAGAGGAGTTGGCGTGGAAATTGGCTTATCATTCGAGCAGCATCAGATGGATGTGTTCGAGAGGCACTTCCTCAGTGGCCTGAAACTTCTTCCTGAATAG